Proteins from one Flavobacterium sp. N2038 genomic window:
- a CDS encoding Gfo/Idh/MocA family protein has product MLWGTFATAQMIKTKTPSRAKGQTDVLRLAAPAIPNVRVAFIGLGMRGPGAVERMTHIPGVEIVALCDMTQENTSKANEILTKAGLPKAQEFYGDENAWRKVTALPNVDLVYVATDWLHHAVIGVQAMKNGKHVAIEVPGALTMKEIWELIDTSEKTRKHCMQLENCVYDFFELTTLNMAQQGLFGEILHAEGSYIHGLQPFWGEYWNNWRMDYNIKHRGDIYATHGMGPACQALNIHRGDKMNFLVSMDTKAVGNPAYIKEKSGQEIKDFRNGDHTMTMIRTENGKTIQIQHDVTSPRPYSRMYQLSGTKGFANKYPLEGYALDGKELGDDVKPNHEKLSAHSFVPEEVKKALMEKYKHPIVKNIEEQAKKVGGHGGMDFVMDYRLIHCLQKGLPLDMDVYDLAEWSCLGPLTEISLDNGSAPVEIPDFTRGGWKKLQKLEFAE; this is encoded by the coding sequence ATGTTGTGGGGAACATTTGCTACGGCTCAAATGATAAAAACAAAAACTCCATCACGTGCTAAAGGTCAAACCGATGTATTACGTTTGGCTGCACCAGCGATTCCAAATGTTCGTGTTGCTTTCATCGGACTTGGTATGCGCGGTCCCGGAGCTGTTGAACGTATGACACATATTCCTGGTGTTGAGATTGTGGCACTATGCGACATGACACAGGAAAATACATCTAAAGCAAATGAAATTTTAACCAAAGCCGGACTTCCTAAAGCACAGGAATTTTATGGTGATGAAAATGCATGGAGAAAAGTAACAGCATTACCAAACGTAGATTTAGTTTATGTCGCTACAGATTGGTTGCATCATGCCGTAATTGGCGTTCAGGCCATGAAAAACGGTAAACACGTTGCAATTGAAGTTCCGGGAGCTTTGACAATGAAAGAAATCTGGGAGCTAATTGATACTTCCGAAAAAACAAGAAAACATTGTATGCAGCTTGAAAATTGTGTTTATGATTTCTTTGAACTAACTACTTTAAACATGGCACAACAAGGTTTATTTGGTGAAATCTTACATGCTGAAGGATCATACATTCATGGTTTACAGCCTTTTTGGGGAGAATACTGGAATAACTGGAGAATGGATTACAACATCAAACATCGTGGAGATATCTATGCAACACATGGCATGGGACCAGCTTGTCAGGCTCTAAACATTCACCGTGGAGACAAAATGAATTTCCTGGTTTCTATGGATACAAAAGCGGTTGGAAATCCTGCTTACATTAAAGAAAAATCTGGACAGGAAATTAAAGACTTTAGAAATGGAGATCATACCATGACGATGATTCGTACTGAAAACGGAAAAACAATCCAGATTCAGCATGACGTTACTTCTCCTCGTCCTTACAGCAGAATGTATCAATTGAGCGGTACAAAAGGTTTTGCAAACAAATATCCGTTAGAAGGTTACGCTTTAGACGGTAAAGAATTGGGCGATGATGTAAAACCAAATCACGAAAAATTAAGCGCGCACTCTTTTGTTCCTGAAGAGGTTAAAAAAGCTTTAATGGAAAAATACAAACACCCGATAGTAAAAAATATAGAAGAACAAGCTAAAAAAGTAGGTGGTCACGGCGGAATGGATTTCGTAATGGATTATCGTTTAATTCATTGCCTGCAAAAAGGGCTTCCGCTGGATATGGATGTTTACGACTTAGCAGAATGGTCTTGTCTTGGTCCGTTAACAGAAATTTCTCTTGATAATGGTTCTGCTCCAGTTGAAATTCCGGATTTCACTCGTGGCGGATGGAAGAAATTACAAAAATTAGAATTCGCAGAATAA
- a CDS encoding OsmC family protein produces the protein MTSKVTYLGDLRTKSIHVQSGSEIISDAPVDNNGKGEAFSPTDTVANALASCMMTIMGIKARDLNVDFVGSTAEVTKIMNAEPRRIGAIEIVFDMQGVADEKSRTILERAGMTCPVFLSLSSEIEKRITFNWK, from the coding sequence ATGACATCAAAAGTAACCTATTTAGGCGATTTAAGAACAAAATCAATTCACGTACAATCAGGAAGTGAAATCATTTCTGATGCACCGGTTGATAATAACGGAAAAGGAGAAGCATTTTCGCCAACAGACACTGTGGCAAATGCATTAGCAAGCTGTATGATGACTATTATGGGAATTAAAGCCCGTGATTTAAATGTAGACTTTGTTGGCTCTACTGCGGAAGTAACTAAAATTATGAATGCAGAACCAAGAAGAATCGGAGCAATCGAAATTGTATTTGATATGCAGGGTGTTGCCGATGAAAAAAGCAGGACTATACTGGAGCGTGCGGGAATGACTTGCCCGGTTTTCTTAAGCTTAAGTTCAGAAATTGAAAAAAGAATTACTTTTAACTGGAAGTAA
- a CDS encoding LysM peptidoglycan-binding domain-containing protein, protein MKYYSTLLFFVFFVTCSAFSQEKVVKYTVSGGETINEIAVKFKVTPYDIYSLNPDARSGVKPNTVLLIPTKGNKSVAKTETAVAKSEGNSKEIIHDVQPKETFYSIEKKYGISDAALKAANPFLEKDGVQIGQKLVIPAKGSAPKAAAASSKPAKSAAQEKYVYHDVAAKETKFGIAKQYNISVAELEKRNPEIVESLPVGYRLTIKGIAPKTETAAPAVNTVKPTETKKAAETPKKATTYMEYQVKPKETFYSLGRTFHLTQEELTALNPSLSEGVKEGMVLKVPTGYLAPAPIIVQAQPTEKEMEKPIEKAADVPSGIKIVDKVKSESVSADPEIVELTKKRGQTGRQKVVLLLPFNLAKMQSDTTSTATRIKSDKFLNMTLDFYSGAMMAIDSAKTLKLPIDVSIYDSGETKTTSNVSSLIAQNKLQNANAVIGPFYQNNAEATANSLRIYNVPVISPLSKDAANPIDNLYQAIPSNDVIRNAVFDYMRAKNGNIVAVVDKKKESVVNYIKQNQKGVVFAALTETGGLDVANLKSLLLPNRMNYVVMETGNTAMVKTTIKALLDAQKTCQVQLVILEPNSTLDTDEISFDNLTKLKLMYPSVTRESDDAGVQIFEKSYRLKNKVNPNAYATKGFDVTFDTMMRLMQGKTYQETADLMTTEQVDNKFQYYKKEDGGHANKGVYILYYDTDLTLKVAN, encoded by the coding sequence ATGAAATATTATTCAACATTACTGTTTTTCGTTTTTTTTGTTACCTGTTCTGCTTTTTCGCAAGAGAAAGTGGTAAAATATACGGTTTCAGGCGGGGAAACAATTAACGAGATTGCTGTAAAATTTAAAGTGACACCTTATGATATTTATTCGCTGAATCCGGATGCCAGAAGCGGAGTAAAACCAAATACAGTTTTGCTGATTCCGACAAAAGGAAATAAATCTGTGGCAAAAACGGAAACAGCTGTGGCTAAATCGGAAGGTAATTCAAAAGAAATTATTCATGACGTTCAGCCAAAAGAGACTTTTTACAGTATCGAGAAAAAATATGGTATTTCGGACGCGGCTTTAAAAGCGGCAAATCCTTTTTTGGAAAAAGACGGAGTACAAATTGGACAAAAATTAGTGATTCCTGCAAAAGGTTCTGCTCCAAAAGCAGCTGCTGCAAGTTCAAAGCCAGCTAAAAGTGCAGCACAGGAAAAATATGTTTATCATGATGTGGCAGCAAAGGAAACCAAATTTGGTATTGCAAAACAATATAACATTTCAGTTGCAGAATTAGAAAAACGTAATCCTGAGATTGTTGAAAGTTTACCTGTAGGTTACAGACTGACAATAAAAGGAATAGCTCCTAAAACCGAAACAGCAGCTCCGGCAGTAAATACGGTGAAACCAACAGAAACTAAAAAAGCTGCAGAAACTCCTAAAAAAGCAACCACTTATATGGAGTATCAGGTAAAACCAAAAGAAACATTTTATAGTTTAGGAAGAACTTTTCATTTGACTCAGGAAGAATTGACAGCATTAAATCCGTCTCTTTCAGAAGGAGTTAAAGAAGGAATGGTTTTGAAAGTTCCGACAGGATATTTAGCGCCGGCTCCAATTATTGTACAGGCACAACCGACAGAAAAAGAGATGGAGAAACCAATTGAAAAAGCTGCAGATGTCCCAAGTGGGATTAAAATTGTCGATAAAGTAAAATCTGAATCTGTTTCGGCAGATCCTGAAATAGTTGAATTGACCAAAAAGAGGGGGCAAACAGGTCGTCAGAAAGTAGTTTTATTGTTGCCTTTTAATTTGGCAAAAATGCAAAGTGATACAACAAGTACCGCTACGAGAATTAAAAGCGATAAATTTTTAAACATGACTCTTGATTTTTATTCTGGAGCTATGATGGCAATTGATTCTGCCAAAACGCTAAAATTGCCAATAGATGTTTCTATTTATGATTCAGGAGAAACTAAAACGACATCAAATGTTTCGAGTTTAATCGCGCAGAATAAACTTCAAAATGCAAATGCTGTAATTGGGCCATTTTATCAAAATAATGCTGAGGCGACTGCAAACTCACTTCGTATATATAATGTTCCTGTAATTTCTCCATTGTCTAAAGATGCAGCAAACCCAATTGATAATTTGTATCAGGCAATTCCATCAAATGATGTTATTCGTAATGCGGTTTTTGATTATATGCGTGCTAAAAACGGAAATATAGTTGCTGTAGTTGATAAGAAAAAAGAATCGGTAGTTAATTATATCAAACAAAACCAAAAAGGAGTTGTTTTTGCAGCTTTGACAGAAACGGGAGGTTTGGATGTAGCTAATCTGAAAAGTTTATTGCTGCCAAACAGAATGAACTATGTAGTAATGGAAACCGGAAATACGGCAATGGTAAAAACAACGATAAAAGCTTTATTGGATGCACAAAAAACCTGTCAGGTGCAATTGGTGATTTTAGAACCAAATAGTACACTGGATACCGATGAAATTAGTTTTGATAATTTGACAAAATTAAAATTAATGTATCCATCAGTAACTCGTGAAAGCGATGATGCCGGAGTTCAGATCTTTGAAAAATCGTACCGATTGAAGAATAAAGTAAATCCAAATGCTTATGCAACCAAAGGTTTTGATGTAACTTTTGATACGATGATGCGTTTGATGCAAGGAAAAACATATCAGGAAACGGCAGATTTAATGACGACGGAACAAGTGGATAATAAATTTCAATATTATAAAAAAGAAGATGGAGGACACGCAAACAAAGGTGTTTACATTTTATATTACGATACTGACTTAACTTTAAAAGTAGCAAATTAA
- a CDS encoding LysM peptidoglycan-binding domain-containing protein has translation MREFLTFFLVFILSFNRIIAQDSFIEHKIQKGETAYFIAQKYKVSIDEIYKFNPESQSGIKDNQIIKIPVHAVEKQKQEQQITHIVGAKETLYGLSKQYNVSVETIQEANKDILANGLQIGQELVIPQNTSNPSKTENATSSKVTHLVIAKESLFSIARQYNVSVQDLENLNKDLLQNGLQIGQTIVIPNKRKTLDGRVRIINQETVFHVVEPKETKFSIAKKFGISIEQLESQNPEIVNGLVVGNKLAINTKEIKPANESEELMMALAEKQVVVEKTKAKTVELEDLKDRLVIQKEMNQKIIKINDLKVNLNDMNGSKENSVEKLRLVLEANKNVQDILMAKLDSLVNTMNNDLVELKRMDILNVDESKRLEKQSSESIGKTSELSSQLKKELAENRKAYAGLMNKVEKIAVEENQEYKKKIRESEKNNNVASIQQRLSLEEIKRYKIEQEQGDAQNQLLIAKIDSLDIQKKIEVKRHISKASYYSMEARKFDDKLALVKLKKYQDEAIKKQSKTNAAEASKTVSLEEMKRELEQNPLKKDKTVQVEVFDNLKEVSNGYYLVLGIFTDATLRDKCIMKLIDSGDFNASFFFNINSLSYYVYSDKFQNMEEVLYKCKKKEEDELYKKIVIAKVEIDLR, from the coding sequence ATGAGAGAATTTTTAACATTTTTTCTTGTCTTTATTTTGTCTTTTAACAGAATAATTGCGCAAGATTCATTTATTGAACACAAAATTCAAAAGGGAGAAACCGCTTATTTTATAGCCCAAAAGTATAAGGTTTCGATTGATGAGATTTACAAATTCAACCCTGAATCGCAAAGTGGAATCAAAGACAATCAAATAATTAAGATTCCGGTTCACGCTGTAGAAAAGCAAAAACAAGAGCAACAAATTACCCATATTGTTGGTGCAAAAGAAACGCTTTACGGTTTATCTAAACAATACAATGTTTCTGTAGAAACAATTCAGGAAGCAAACAAAGACATTCTTGCAAACGGACTCCAAATCGGGCAGGAACTTGTTATTCCGCAAAATACTTCAAATCCTTCTAAAACAGAAAATGCTACTTCTTCAAAAGTAACGCATTTGGTTATTGCAAAAGAATCTTTATTCAGTATTGCCAGACAATATAATGTCTCGGTTCAGGACTTAGAAAACTTAAATAAAGACTTGTTGCAAAACGGATTGCAAATAGGACAAACGATTGTTATACCAAATAAGAGAAAAACCCTGGACGGAAGAGTTCGTATTATCAATCAGGAAACTGTTTTTCATGTCGTAGAGCCAAAGGAAACAAAGTTTTCGATTGCTAAAAAGTTTGGAATCTCAATTGAGCAATTAGAATCTCAAAATCCTGAAATTGTAAATGGTCTGGTGGTTGGAAATAAATTAGCCATTAATACAAAGGAAATTAAACCTGCCAACGAAAGCGAAGAATTAATGATGGCTTTGGCAGAAAAACAAGTTGTAGTTGAGAAAACAAAAGCGAAAACAGTTGAGCTTGAAGATTTAAAAGACAGATTGGTGATTCAGAAAGAAATGAATCAGAAGATCATTAAAATCAATGACCTGAAAGTCAATCTGAATGATATGAATGGCTCTAAAGAGAATTCGGTTGAAAAATTACGTTTGGTTTTAGAAGCCAATAAAAATGTACAGGATATTTTGATGGCCAAATTGGACTCGTTGGTAAATACGATGAATAATGATTTGGTGGAACTAAAACGTATGGATATTTTGAATGTTGATGAATCTAAACGTCTGGAAAAACAATCGTCTGAAAGTATTGGAAAAACAAGTGAATTATCTTCTCAATTAAAAAAGGAACTGGCAGAAAACCGAAAAGCCTACGCCGGTTTGATGAATAAAGTAGAAAAAATTGCCGTTGAAGAAAATCAGGAGTACAAGAAGAAAATCCGCGAAAGCGAAAAAAATAACAATGTTGCTTCTATACAACAACGCCTTTCTTTAGAAGAAATTAAACGTTATAAAATCGAGCAGGAGCAAGGTGATGCACAAAATCAGTTATTAATTGCTAAAATTGATTCATTAGATATTCAGAAAAAAATCGAAGTTAAAAGACATATCAGCAAAGCTTCTTATTATAGTATGGAAGCCAGAAAATTTGATGATAAACTGGCTTTGGTTAAACTGAAAAAGTATCAGGATGAAGCGATTAAAAAACAAAGCAAAACAAATGCTGCCGAGGCTTCAAAAACAGTTTCATTGGAAGAAATGAAACGCGAATTGGAGCAAAACCCTCTTAAAAAGGATAAAACGGTACAGGTTGAAGTTTTTGATAATCTTAAAGAAGTTTCAAATGGGTATTACTTAGTTTTAGGTATATTTACAGACGCAACATTGCGCGATAAGTGTATTATGAAACTTATTGATTCTGGTGATTTTAACGCTAGTTTCTTTTTCAATATTAATAGTCTTTCGTATTATGTTTACTCAGATAAGTTCCAAAATATGGAAGAAGTTCTGTATAAATGCAAGAAAAAAGAGGAAGATGAGTTATATAAAAAGATTGTTATTGCTAAAGTTGAAATTGATCTCAGATAA
- the guaA gene encoding glutamine-hydrolyzing GMP synthase codes for MQHNVLILDFGSQYTQLIARRVRELNIFCEIFPYNHFPSDLSPYKAVILGGSPFSVRAEDAPHPDLSQIRGKLPMLAVCYGAQYLAHFSGGEVAASNTREYGRANLSFIKENETFFDGVSENSQVWMSHSDSIKALPTNAVKLASTHDVEYAAYKIEGETTYAIQYHPEVFHSTDGSKMLENFLVKIAEVPQNFTPNAFVEEMVAELKEKLGNDKVVLGLSGGVDSTVAAVLLNQAIGKNLYCIFVNNGLLRKNEFQNVLDQYKGMGLNVKGVDAGDRFLSELAGISDPETKRKTIGRVFIEVFDDESHLIEDVKWLAQGTIYPDVIESVSVKGPSATIKSHHNVGGLPDYMKLKIVEPLRMLFKDEVRRVGATLGIDPELLGRHPFPGPGLSIRILGDITPEKVQILQDVDSVFIEGLKSWGLYDKVWQAGAILLPVNSVGVMGDERTYEKVVALRAVESTDGMTADWVHLPYDFLMKVSNDIINKVKGVNRVVYDISSKPPATIEWE; via the coding sequence ATGCAACACAACGTACTTATTTTAGATTTCGGATCGCAATATACTCAGCTTATTGCGCGTAGAGTTCGCGAATTAAATATATTCTGCGAAATTTTCCCTTACAATCACTTTCCAAGTGATTTATCACCTTATAAAGCAGTAATTCTGGGAGGAAGCCCATTTTCTGTTCGTGCAGAAGACGCTCCACATCCTGATTTATCTCAAATTCGTGGTAAACTTCCAATGTTGGCAGTTTGTTATGGAGCGCAATACTTAGCTCACTTTAGCGGTGGAGAAGTAGCAGCTTCAAATACCAGAGAATATGGTAGAGCTAATTTATCTTTTATTAAAGAAAATGAAACTTTCTTTGACGGAGTTTCAGAAAACAGCCAGGTTTGGATGAGCCATAGCGATAGTATCAAAGCACTTCCAACAAATGCTGTAAAATTAGCGAGCACACACGATGTAGAATATGCTGCATATAAAATTGAAGGTGAAACAACTTATGCAATTCAGTACCACCCGGAAGTTTTTCACTCTACTGACGGATCAAAAATGCTGGAGAACTTTTTAGTGAAAATTGCCGAAGTTCCTCAAAATTTTACACCAAATGCTTTCGTAGAAGAAATGGTGGCAGAATTAAAAGAGAAACTTGGGAATGATAAAGTAGTTTTAGGATTATCAGGAGGAGTAGATTCTACTGTAGCAGCTGTTTTATTAAACCAGGCTATTGGTAAAAATCTGTACTGTATTTTCGTAAATAACGGTTTACTTCGTAAAAACGAATTCCAAAACGTATTGGATCAATATAAAGGAATGGGATTAAACGTGAAAGGTGTTGATGCCGGAGATCGTTTTCTTTCTGAACTTGCAGGAATCAGTGATCCTGAAACCAAACGTAAAACCATTGGACGTGTATTTATTGAAGTTTTTGATGATGAATCACATTTAATTGAAGACGTAAAATGGTTAGCGCAAGGAACAATTTATCCTGACGTAATCGAATCGGTTTCTGTAAAAGGACCGTCGGCTACAATTAAATCACACCATAATGTTGGTGGATTGCCAGATTATATGAAATTAAAAATTGTAGAGCCACTTAGAATGCTTTTTAAAGATGAAGTGCGACGAGTTGGAGCTACATTAGGAATAGATCCTGAATTATTAGGAAGACACCCTTTCCCGGGACCAGGATTATCAATCAGAATTTTAGGAGATATTACACCAGAGAAAGTACAAATTTTACAAGATGTTGATTCTGTATTTATCGAAGGATTAAAATCTTGGGGATTATACGACAAAGTTTGGCAGGCCGGAGCAATTTTGCTTCCTGTAAACAGTGTTGGAGTAATGGGCGATGAGCGTACATACGAAAAAGTAGTAGCGCTTAGAGCGGTAGAATCTACAGATGGTATGACTGCTGACTGGGTTCATTTACCTTATGATTTCTTAATGAAAGTGTCTAATGACATTATAAATAAAGTAAAAGGCGTAAATCGTGTGGTTTACGATATTAGTTCAAAACCACCTGCAACAATTGAGTGGGAATAG
- a CDS encoding J domain-containing protein, translating into MDYIDYYKTLDITKSATEAEIKKAYRKLARKYHPDLNPNDKEAEQKFKEINEANEVLSNPENRKKYDKYGKDWKHADEFEKAGYDPNQQQYSRQQQGGQNYSDFSGSDFGGGDFSDFFNSMYGSGRSSRSQSKYRGQDFNAELQLDLASAYTTHKQSLTVNGKNIRITIPAGVENGQIIKIPGHGGPGANGGPNGDLYITFTIANSSDFKREGNNLYADVELDLYTAVLGGEIFVNTFDGKVKIKVPAETQTGTKVKLKGKGFPVYKKENQFGDLYITYNLKIPTKLSQKEKELFQELAKIRNHE; encoded by the coding sequence ATGGATTATATCGACTACTATAAAACATTGGACATTACAAAAAGCGCTACTGAAGCTGAAATCAAAAAAGCGTATCGAAAACTTGCCCGAAAGTACCATCCGGATTTAAACCCAAATGATAAAGAGGCAGAACAAAAATTCAAGGAAATAAACGAAGCAAATGAGGTTTTGAGTAATCCGGAGAATCGCAAAAAATACGATAAATACGGAAAAGACTGGAAACATGCCGATGAATTTGAAAAAGCAGGTTACGATCCAAATCAGCAACAATACTCAAGACAACAGCAAGGCGGTCAAAATTATTCTGATTTTTCAGGTAGTGATTTTGGTGGTGGTGATTTTTCGGATTTCTTCAATTCTATGTACGGTTCCGGGCGAAGCAGCCGAAGCCAGTCTAAATACAGAGGGCAGGATTTTAATGCCGAATTACAATTAGATTTAGCATCTGCATATACCACACATAAACAAAGCTTAACGGTAAACGGTAAGAATATCCGAATTACCATTCCGGCCGGAGTCGAAAACGGACAAATAATAAAAATCCCCGGACATGGAGGACCTGGAGCGAATGGTGGCCCAAATGGCGATTTATATATCACTTTCACCATTGCTAATAGTTCAGACTTTAAACGAGAAGGAAATAATTTATATGCCGATGTCGAACTGGATTTATACACAGCCGTTCTGGGCGGAGAGATTTTTGTCAATACTTTTGATGGAAAGGTAAAAATAAAAGTACCCGCAGAAACCCAAACTGGAACAAAAGTTAAACTGAAAGGAAAAGGCTTTCCGGTTTATAAAAAGGAAAATCAATTTGGTGATTTGTACATTACCTACAACCTAAAAATCCCAACTAAATTATCCCAAAAAGAAAAAGAATTATTTCAAGAATTAGCTAAAATAAGAAATCATGAGTAG
- a CDS encoding chaperone modulator CbpM produces MSSKNLILIKQFCLYHEIENTFITELNNYGLIEIISQEEEQYFHPKQLPAVEKMIRLHYDLKINMEGIDAIAHLLNKIEALQQDLTSTQNKLRLFEQHFTE; encoded by the coding sequence ATGAGTAGCAAAAACTTAATCCTGATAAAACAGTTTTGTCTGTATCACGAAATTGAAAATACATTTATAACAGAATTGAATAATTACGGTTTGATTGAAATTATTTCGCAAGAAGAAGAACAGTATTTTCATCCGAAACAATTGCCTGCTGTAGAAAAAATGATTCGTCTTCATTATGACCTGAAAATTAACATGGAAGGAATTGATGCTATCGCTCATTTATTGAATAAAATCGAAGCTTTGCAACAAGATTTAACTTCAACCCAAAATAAGCTTCGTCTTTTTGAGCAACATTTTACAGAATAA
- a CDS encoding RidA family protein, with the protein MKRENILTGSPWEDKMGYCRAVRIGNIIEVSGTVAIVDGEKVKADDAYAQTYNIIERVEKVLEDLNVGIKDVIRTRIFTTNVNTFEDVARAHSAFFRDVKPTTGFYEISKLVAPEYLVEIEFTAVVQ; encoded by the coding sequence ATGAAAAGAGAAAACATCTTGACAGGATCACCGTGGGAAGACAAAATGGGATATTGCCGTGCAGTAAGAATTGGCAATATCATCGAAGTTTCAGGCACAGTGGCAATTGTTGATGGCGAAAAAGTAAAAGCTGACGATGCTTATGCGCAGACCTATAATATAATTGAACGTGTTGAAAAAGTTTTAGAAGACTTAAACGTTGGAATTAAAGACGTAATCAGAACCCGTATTTTTACAACTAACGTAAATACTTTTGAAGATGTTGCCAGAGCACATTCTGCTTTTTTTAGAGATGTAAAACCAACTACAGGTTTTTATGAAATCAGTAAATTAGTTGCACCGGAATATTTGGTTGAAATTGAGTTTACAGCTGTAGTACAGTAA
- a CDS encoding voltage-gated chloride channel family protein, with translation MAFQFPKQILLSVPKWIIICALIGLFSGSASAFFLVALEWVTQFRIHHNWIIWLLPIGGFLVGLSYYYWGQSVVKGNNLLLEEYENPQKVIPFKMAPLVLLGTLLTHLFGGSAGREGTAVQMGGAIADQFTKIFKLDHSERKILIILGISAGFASVFGTPLAGAIFALEVLYFSKINFKSIVLSFVVAYAAYFTVEFWEIKHTHYSIPVVSEINFSTLFYTIIIGLLSGFAALLFARSTHFWSSLFTKNIKYPPLRPAIGGVVLAIAIAGFGFTKFSGLGVPVIVDSFSSPNEWYDFLLKILFTGFTLGAGFKGGEVTPLFFVGATLGSTLSLIIPMPIALLAGLGFVAVFSGATHTPIACTIMGMELFGIQPGIFIALACTIAYFSSGSVGIYKSQIVKGAKYKLYQRFKKEELEHL, from the coding sequence ATGGCTTTCCAATTCCCAAAACAAATCCTGCTTTCCGTTCCTAAATGGATTATTATTTGTGCTTTAATTGGCCTGTTTTCAGGATCTGCATCTGCATTTTTTTTAGTTGCTCTAGAATGGGTTACACAATTTAGAATTCACCATAACTGGATTATCTGGCTTTTGCCTATTGGCGGATTTTTAGTTGGCTTAAGTTATTATTACTGGGGACAATCTGTTGTTAAAGGAAATAACCTGTTGCTTGAAGAATACGAAAATCCACAAAAAGTAATCCCTTTCAAAATGGCCCCTTTGGTTCTTTTAGGAACCCTCCTTACCCATTTATTCGGGGGCTCTGCCGGACGAGAAGGAACTGCGGTACAAATGGGAGGCGCAATTGCTGATCAATTCACTAAAATTTTTAAATTAGACCATTCAGAACGTAAAATTTTAATTATTCTCGGAATCAGTGCCGGTTTTGCTTCTGTTTTTGGAACACCTTTGGCAGGTGCTATTTTTGCTTTAGAAGTTTTATATTTTAGTAAAATCAATTTCAAAAGTATCGTTCTTTCTTTTGTAGTGGCTTATGCAGCTTATTTCACCGTAGAATTTTGGGAAATAAAACATACCCACTACAGTATTCCAGTTGTTTCAGAAATTAATTTCAGTACTTTATTTTACACCATAATTATTGGTTTATTATCTGGTTTTGCTGCTTTATTATTTGCCAGAAGTACTCATTTTTGGAGCTCCTTATTCACTAAAAACATTAAATATCCGCCGCTGCGTCCCGCTATTGGCGGAGTTGTTTTAGCGATCGCAATTGCAGGTTTTGGATTCACCAAATTCTCAGGACTTGGAGTTCCTGTGATTGTAGATTCCTTTTCTAGTCCAAACGAATGGTATGATTTTTTACTTAAAATTCTTTTTACCGGATTTACTTTAGGTGCCGGTTTCAAAGGAGGAGAAGTTACTCCCTTATTTTTTGTAGGTGCCACTTTAGGAAGTACACTTTCTTTAATTATTCCAATGCCAATTGCGCTTTTGGCCGGCTTAGGATTCGTTGCGGTATTCTCCGGAGCCACACACACTCCTATCGCCTGCACCATTATGGGAATGGAATTATTTGGCATTCAGCCCGGAATTTTCATTGCTCTTGCCTGTACAATTGCTTATTTTTCATCAGGTTCTGTTGGGATCTATAAATCACAGATTGTCAAGGGAGCAAAGTATAAATTGTATCAGCGATTTAAGAAAGAAGAATTAGAACATCTGTAA